The stretch of DNA aaaagaaaaaaatcagtAACAATCATGAAAGAAATGAAGAAAACCGATAAAAAACAAATGAAAAGCAAAAAACTGAAGAAAACCACGAAGAAACAAAGTAATTGAACACGATATAATAGAAAAAAACTACAAAATGAGAAAAGCTGAACTAAACCAACAAAGAGTAGCGATCAAGCGAAGTAGAAAGCCAGCGAATGAAAGAGAAAAGATCGAACCGGGCCGGTCCAATAAACGACAGGAGTGTAAAATGGTCTACGCGAGACATTCTTCCATCTCACTATAACCATGAGATATAGTTCACTCAGGTGGATCGTGCATACATGTCCCAATTTATGATGGCACGACCCATATTAGGTCTCAACGACCGAGCCCATAAAACCTCGCGTCACCAGCCTCATCATCAACACCTACCCCACTCAAATTTGTGGCGTCTATTTCTCGCATTAAGCGAGACGAGAGGCAGCTCTCGTTGAGGATTTTTCCTCTCCCCGCTTCATATTGGGCCGGCCCCGCGCACGCATATAGTAAGAAACAGAGATTAGGAAAAGGGAGAACCAAGGTTTGATCCACGGATGCTGCTACCACTTCGCCCAAGTCAAGTTAGTGATAAGTAGTAGGTGCGCGTCATACTTGAGGCTATTTCAAACCGGTTTTCTTtgagttttttccttttcttttttcttcttcatttttccttcttttttgcaatttctttcttgttttttttatttcatttttattttttatttattttttggttttctttgttttttggttattattctacattttttgtatacgtCAACAATACTTTTCTGATACACAATTTAATTTTTCTtcaatacttgtttaacatttttcaactacttgtttaatatttttatataaatggtcaacattttttcaaatacttgttcaacattttttagatACTTGTTTGACATTTTTCagatatttgttcaacatttttatatacatgatcaaaaaaTGAAGTACTTGTTCAaccttttttcaaatacttgttcaagatttttcaaatactcgttcgacattttttaaatacttcttcaatattttttaaatgcaCGATTAACATTTTTCTAAATATTATATAAACTatgtttttgtaatatatatatttagactttaaacaaaagaaaaaatgaaatgaaaaaacgAAATAAAAACgtgaaaaaagcagaaaaaaaACGCGGCAGTGTAGTGCCCGCGaacctgggccggcccatatgCTCGCGCGCTTCAGCGAGTCCGAAGCCTCCACTCGCTGAACGCGAGACATAGCGAGGGCGATGCCCGCTCAAGTCGACGCCCAAGATTACAACCTACAGCTCTCCCTTCCtcagaaaaataaaaaactacAGCTCTCCGGCCCGGACAAGAAAAAAAAAGTGCTGGAGCATCATTACTCTGATTGCCTTCGCCGGTCTTCCTCCCCGCTTCCCCCATCTCCACTCCTCTCCGCGATCCAAACCCTAAGCCGCGGTGACCCGATCGCGCCATGGAAGCGGCGGCTCCGTCGCCGCTGCTCCATAGCCCCCCGCACATCACCCCAGAGCTCCGGCGCTTCCTAGACGTCCGCTTTCGCTCCCCGGCCGACCTCGCCGCGGCCGCCGACGTCGAGGCCGAGATCCGCGGGCGCTGCGCGGAGCTCGAGTCCTCGGTCGCCGAACTGTCCGCCCGCCTCGCCGATGTGGTCGCCGCGTACTCCTCTTCCCTCGGGGCCGCTGGCTCCGCCCTCCGCAGCGTGCGTGGTGGCCTTGCCGCCCTCAAGGCCTCCACCGACAAGACGGGTACCTTAAGCAAATGCTCATGGAATTACTGAATTTCGAGCTTCTCTAGTTGACGTATGCTGCTGCTAAGCTGTAATTCTATTTCTTGGGGTTTTTCTAGGGGTTAGAGAAGACGTGGAGGCTGGGAGCGAGAGGATGCTGTTTGAACAACTCCCTCCCCTGGCCACCGACGTGGCGAGAGTGGACATGGTTAGAGATTACGCTGGTGAGCATCTCTGAAGATCACACTTTAGATCTTTGTGCCAGGCTCTGGCTTAAATTTCGAATGATAAACACTATATTGACAATTTGCTATGATGTCTATTTCCTCTTATGATGGTTATGTTTGTTTAGGCATAATGTTTATGATTCATAAGTTCAGACCAGTGGCTCATTGCTAAATATGTCGTACAAGTGCTTGGTGTGATGGGACTTAGTGTCTGTGCAGGAGCAGAGCGGTTTTATGTGGCAAATCGGCTGTTTGGTTAGGTTAATAGTTAAGTTTGGTTGATACAGATCTAGCTCAGTACACCCAGGATGGATGATGATAACTGTTCTGGCCCTCAATTATGACATGGATCTGGCAGCTCCTGTAAGTGAGCCTCATTTTGATAATGTGGATCTATGAGTTGCCTTTTGTCCCTGTAGTTGACTAGGAATTTGTGGGGGCATTTCATTATTGTGTCCATGTTAGTTGCTGATTTCTTTATTCACGAGCCACAGTTAGCTATTAGTCCTGTCTGTAACTGCATTATCAGTGATCTTCCACTGATAGGAGTGTCAAAACCAGAACATTAATTATGTTTTCCTATCCTTATTGCAGCCAATATTCTTTTCATGCTTAATTCTTAGGCAGTGGAGTGTTTTGGTTGGTGCAGGAGTCTTGTTGGTGGTTGGACTAGAAGTTTAGATTTTAAAACGACCACACTTGAGAAATAAATAAAATAACACTATGACAATTGCACTGAGTTCTTCGACAATGAAGAAGCCAAAAGAAAAGTGGGTTTGATTTGAAATGCCAAATTAATTAGTGAAAGCACTCTTATGGCAGGGAGGTACTAAGCTACTAGCAGAATCTTTTAATTCTCTTATTAAGATGATAATTTCCTAGAACTGGGAAAAAATCTTTTTGTTTTCCCATGGCCGGTATTTTGCAATAGTATGATCTAAAGGATTTTTATAATTCCCATTTGGTTGCCAGATGGTGCTAGTTACTGCTACTAATCTCCTTAACCGAGGCAGTCAGCCAGTCTGTTTTACAGGATTGATACCACAACTAAACTACTGCTAGGGAAAGTGGATTACTAGTGGGCTCTTCAATTTGTTTGTTATCTGGAgttcaatttttttgttttgttagtCTACCATTGTCACATTTTGGCCTAGTCTGTTTGTGTGCGTTTAGTTTTGCATATCAGTTATTCACTTTGTTGCTTAGCACTGCCAAAGtaatactccttccgtcccaaaataagtgtctcaaccttagtacAAACTTTGCACtaaatttagtacaaagttgagacacttattttgggacggagggagtattatgtttAGCATGTGCATTTTTTTGGCAAAGAATGTACCACACCTTAGGGGATGGGTATAAAAACTGATATTCAAATTGTTGGGATCCTCAAGAAATAAATGTCATCAATAATAAAAAGTTAACAATCTGTGGTTATCAAGTAATTGGGTTATTATGGTGTTGTAAGACTTGGACATTGGGCCATGCGGTGAACACTGAAGAGTAGGCTgcttctttggatgaagcaagCCTAACGAACTACTTGCTAGCTCAACTCCACTCGATTCATTACAGCGCGAGTTTGAGCTGAGTCCTTCCTGGGATGAGCTAGCTCACGATCCCAAACACACCGGTAAGTTGTAGTTATGGCCGGCTTTATTGGGGCTATTCttaggccgaaagatgtcatgttctTTTTAACTATAAATGGTCAATTTATCTTTTCTTTCCAGTGGCATTGTTGACTTGAGATTTCTTCAGTTATTTCAatgtattttatttttttccttttgtggGGCCTTAAATCCAAGCACaccattcagaatttttggattcttctttctttctttgtcATTCTTTCTTTCCTACTCTGATCAAGACTTCTTTGCTTTACTTTGCTTTATTTATGCTAGAGGCCTGGAACAAGAGTTACATACATGCCATGCAATCTATGTAATAAAAAGATGCTTGAATCTAAGGTACCGTACCAATCAAAGAGCACTGTGTTCACAAAAGTGGTTCATCATGGAGCATTAGGATGATGAATTGATTGGGAGCTAATTGACTTGACGCCGATGGAATGGAAGCTAATTGACTTAACTCTGATGGAAAACCCCTAGCTTTTGTAGATTAGATGGCTTTAGGTGTTTAGCACAGTTTCATTGTTTTGCTCTTCTCTGGGGTTACTAGTTTATTTTATTTATGCTgcccttgcttgtttatgtttgactgCAATTGATGATTTCTTAACGGTAGGTTGTCATATACAGAAACGGCTCTAAAGCTTGACGGTTTGATCGGTGATGTAGAAGACGCTGTTTCCTCTTCTGTGACTGCAAAACTTAAATCTCGTGGAGAAAATTCAGAGGTATGATTCATGCCATACTGTGGTTGCGAGGACAGTTAAACTTGTCAACTGCTAATTCTGCCATCATCATCTTTATTCCAGAAAACCCACCATGTTGCTATTGGATATCTTAAAAAGATAGAAGATCTTTTAGCTTCAGTTACAAGGACCAGACCACAATGGACTCGCCTTATATCTGCAGTGGATCACAGAGTGGACAGATCTCTAGCTTTACTAAGACCACAAGCTATTGTTGATCATCGTGCTCTTCTGTCATCCCTTGGCTGGCCTCCTTCCCTTGCGGGAACAAAAATTTCAGATAGTAATTCTGGGAAACCGGCAGAGACTGTGAACCCATTATTTTCAATGAAGGGTGACTTGACAAGGAAGTATTCTGAAAGCTTTCTTTCGCTCTGTAATCTACAAGAATTACAGAAACGCAGAAAAGCTAGGCAACTACAAGGCCACGACATGGGAAATCAACCACGTCAACCATTATGGGTGATAGAGGAGTTAGTAAATCCATTATCTGCTGCTGCACAACACCATTTCTCCAAATGGGTTGAGAATCCTGAATTTGTATTTGCTCTTGCTTATAAGATAACAAGAGATTTTATTGATTCCATGGATGAGATACTGCAGCCCCTTGTAGATAAGGCCAATCTTGTAGGGTATAGCTGCAGAGAGGAGTGGATTTCAGGTATAGTTATTGCACTGTCTACATACTTGGCGAAAGAGATATTTCCAAAGCAGATTGAACTTCTTCAAGAAAGTAGCTCAAGTGATGCAAGCAGCACGGCGGCTCAGGCAAGAGTCTCATGGCTTAACCTTGTTGATCTGATGATATCTTTTGACAAGCGAACTCAAGATTTGATCTCCGGTACAGGACTGCTATTTTCAGTAAAGGATGATGAGAATTGGCAGAGGATCTCGGTGCTCTCTGTCTTCTGTGATCGTCCAGACTGGCTTGAAATATGGGCAGAGATTGAGAGACGGGAGGTTTTCGCTAGCCTGAAATCAGCAATGGAGAATGAAAATAATTGGAGTAAGAGGATTGAAGGAGCGATACTTGAATATGGATCAGATGACTGCAAATCTCCAGCAATAACCGGTGCTGTTAAACATGGCTTGTCTTTGATAATTGATCGTGCTAGGCCTATTCCTAGCATTACCCTTAGGGCAGAATTCATTAGGATTTCTGCTTCACCCATAATATCAGAATTCCTCGGTTGCATGTTTAGGAGGTGCCAAGAGGCAGAGGGGCTAACTGCTCTGGCCGATGATAATGCTTTGATCAAAGTATCACAGTCCATTAATGCAGCTCGGTACGTGGAATCCACATTGGCACAATGGTGTGAGGATGTGTTCTTTCTTGAAATGGAAAATCTATCTGTAGTTGGAGAAGGGGGTTTTGTATTCCAGCAAGATATAAATCAACTGAAAGAGTTCAGATCAGAATGGGTTGATAAGATTTCCACCGTCATCCTTAGGGCTTTTGATGCTCGATCCCGGGActatctgaaaaacaagagacagtgGCAGGAGCATTCAGAAGAACCAGCTATATCCAGAGCTATCATAGAGTCTTCAGGCTACATTCAAGGGAGGCTATCTAGGCTCGAAGAAGGCCTAAATGTGCTGGATTTTGTAACAGTATGGAGAGCCGTGGCAACCGGAGTAGACCAGCTGCTTTTCACAGGGATTTTCGCTGGAAGCCCAAAGTTTAGTAATGGTGGGGTGGAAAGGCTTCATGCTGATCTGAGTGTTCTTTTTGCTGTTTTCCAAGCCTGGTGTCTGAGGCCTGAAGGCTTCTTCCCAAGACTGTCCGAGGGATTGAAATTGCTGAAGATTGATGAGAGGCAACTAAGAGATAGTAGGTTGGTTACAGATAAAAATTGGCTGCGGGGACATGGTGTTAGGCATTTGACAGTCGGTGAGGCCGAAAAGATAATTAAAAATAGGgtgtatgatgcatgataatgatataTACATTAGACATTGTCAGGCTTGAATGTCAAAAATGAATTGCCATATTGGAATGGACTTCCCTTTTTTTGTATTTTATACAAATTTGTGTCATCCTCTTTTAGAGATGTATCCTCCCCTTTGTTTTTTTTACATCTATCTTCCCCTTGTTGATTGGTGTAATAAGATTGTAATAGTGTGTTTCCCCTTTTGTAACAGAAAAACTGTTTTGCTGACAGAGTTTTCTTTGTTTGACCAAGAAAGCAGCCTTTTCTTTTTAAAATGGTGTACTAGCAGAGAAAGCTGCTGAGTTCGATCGTTCAGATGCAGTGAAATAGCACGAGCAGCTTTTTTCTCAAACTGTACTGGCTGCGCTTCGGTCTCTCCTGTGAACCGAGCACCCCCGGCGGAACgaaatcactgttttgacctttGGTCTTGGAAAAGTGCGGAACgaaatcactgttttgacctttGGTCTTGGAAAAGTTTGGACTGGATCTAGGCTTTATCACGTACCAACTGTATTTATAAGCCTCTTTAACATGTACTGCTCCTATCCCTGGTGGTAGGGTACAATAAGCTACCACCGCCATCAGCTATCTCGGTAGACCTCTGCCACGAGCACACGCCGTTTGAACACGTTGGCGGAACCCTACGGCTTAAGATCCAGGCGATATGTGATGAAACCATAAGCCGGTTGTCTGATGGTATCAAAACGGGTTAGAACCCCGTAAAATTCTGAAGAGGGGTTAAATCATGCTAAACTTTGACCAAAAGGTCAAAACAATGATTTCGGCCCGATGGTGGTTGGATTGTTGTATTTTGATAGACAAACATGCTCAGGAATAATTCGACCACCCTCAAAATACAATAATTCGCTGCCTTCTCTTTTTTGGTCCTCCTCGGTTCGCATGCGTCGCTTGAATGCAAAAGGGCTTATTAGAGTATCTCCAACCATAGATATGGCATTGTCTCAGAGTTTGATTCCAAACCCCAATTTGTTCGGGTACACATTGACACCCTTGAACTTATCCCTAAAGTGTTCAGATACATGCATATGATTggtggagagagagaaagagaaatggTCTGGGGTGCGCCTGGTCCAACGCTGTCTAAATAGCCCCATTTTCTCCCCACATATGGGTTGGGTCTGGGGGTTTGTGGGCAGTTCGAACAACCGAGAGAGGGGAAGGGGGATTCCGGGGCCTCCATATGAGAGGCTTTTTTTTGTCCAGACACCGACCGGACTTTCGGTCGGAGATATGAGGATGGTTTTGAGTGTCTGGTTGGAAATGCTTTTAGGTCACCTCTAAGGATGTTGGTCAAAGTtcgtccctcacctcatcaaacatGTCCTACTTTGCAGAGAAAGTGGAAACTAATTGTGTCATACTTGTTCAACCCCTCTTTTTTCCCACTTCCAAATTTTCATCCATTTACAACATTCAACAACATTCAAAGTAGGTGCCCTGACGGTCCGGGCGACCGATGCGAAATGGCCAGCTGGGGGTGCGGGTGTGGGAACTGACAAGGTTTGGGTGTGGGCATGAGTAGCCGCCGCTTGGGCCTTTTGCTTGGTGTGGCGTTATTGGTGCGCTCTTCCCTCAACGCTCAACCCTAGGGCGGTTGCCGACGCCTCGGTTGTCACGGAGTCCATGA from Triticum dicoccoides isolate Atlit2015 ecotype Zavitan chromosome 6A, WEW_v2.0, whole genome shotgun sequence encodes:
- the LOC119317852 gene encoding RINT1-like protein MAG2, whose amino-acid sequence is MEAAAPSPLLHSPPHITPELRRFLDVRFRSPADLAAAADVEAEIRGRCAELESSVAELSARLADVVAAYSSSLGAAGSALRSVRGGLAALKASTDKTGVREDVEAGSERMLFEQLPPLATDVARVDMVRDYAETALKLDGLIGDVEDAVSSSVTAKLKSRGENSEKTHHVAIGYLKKIEDLLASVTRTRPQWTRLISAVDHRVDRSLALLRPQAIVDHRALLSSLGWPPSLAGTKISDSNSGKPAETVNPLFSMKGDLTRKYSESFLSLCNLQELQKRRKARQLQGHDMGNQPRQPLWVIEELVNPLSAAAQHHFSKWVENPEFVFALAYKITRDFIDSMDEILQPLVDKANLVGYSCREEWISGIVIALSTYLAKEIFPKQIELLQESSSSDASSTAAQARVSWLNLVDLMISFDKRTQDLISGTGLLFSVKDDENWQRISVLSVFCDRPDWLEIWAEIERREVFASLKSAMENENNWSKRIEGAILEYGSDDCKSPAITGAVKHGLSLIIDRARPIPSITLRAEFIRISASPIISEFLGCMFRRCQEAEGLTALADDNALIKVSQSINAARYVESTLAQWCEDVFFLEMENLSVVGEGGFVFQQDINQLKEFRSEWVDKISTVILRAFDARSRDYLKNKRQWQEHSEEPAISRAIIESSGYIQGRLSRLEEGLNVLDFVTVWRAVATGVDQLLFTGIFAGSPKFSNGGVERLHADLSVLFAVFQAWCLRPEGFFPRLSEGLKLLKIDERQLRDSRLVTDKNWLRGHGVRHLTVGEAEKIIKNRVYDA